A segment of the Synergistaceae bacterium genome:
GAATTTATGCAGGTGTCCGTCTGAAACGTCCGCAAGATTCACGCTGATTATTCCGTCATTCAGCGCGTAGGGTTCGGGCTGTACTTCCTCCGGGGGCTTTGTGTCGTACCAGTGGAGAACGATTACGATAAACACGGCCATGATTCCCGAAACGCAGAGAGTCCATGACCATCTACGGCAGTCCCGGAGGCGTGCTTTCTCTTTGCGTAAAAGTGCCTTGTTCGGGAAAATTCTTGAGGGCTTGAGGTGCGTATAGATGACGAAAATTAACATGGCCAGCGCGAGTCCTAACTGTGCGAACAAAAACGCATTGGGATTAGCGTCCCTCCATATCATAACGTCAAACACCGAGACTCCCGCGAATGAGTCGGAAGTCCTGAGTATCTTTAACCGCTGAAGAGAGGCCGCCGCCGCCGTGAGATATTCGAGAGCGAAAATCACAGCCGATATTGCCGCGAAAAAATATCCCTGCCCCGCCGTGTTCAAAGACTGGTGAACCTCATACGCGCTCAAAGTCAGCAGGAGACATACGAATATTCCGAGCGTGAAGCCTAGGGCGCGGAGCATTGCGTTTGTGCTGATACCTGCCTCGCCGAAATACACAAATTCCCGCGTGAACTGCAAGACGGGCGGAACAAGATACGACATTGACACAGCAATTAACGCCGACAATCCGACAACGCCCGCAAGCCACGTGAATTTACCCCTGAATACTGCCGCAATCACAACGAGAATCACAGCCGCGACTCCGAGTCCCGAAATTGTTACGATGAGCCAGCGGTTAAACCATATCAGCGACAAATTCATTCCGCGGGGGTCATAGAGTCTCACGCCGAAAATCACACAGCCCGCAATAAATCCGAGAATTGACGCGATGACCGTAAATTTTCTGCGTGAAAAGCTCAATATTATTCCGAGAATTACTGCGAACGATGACAAGTGATATGTAACAGCTACGAGATACTTAAGAATTTTTCATCCCTCCCATAATTAAACGGAAGCCCCGAAAATTTCAGAGCCTCCGCAAAAATTTTCTGTGATATTTCCTGAGTGTGATTATTTCTGTAACTGTTCGGCTGTGTAGTCCCACTTAAATTCGACGGTGTGAGTCTTGAAGAACTCTTTTGCGCCTGTCTTGGCCGGGACTCCTGTCTCATCGTCAATGTGAAGCAAGTAATCCGTAGGCGGCTCAATGATGAAACGGAGAGTATATTTGCCGACTTTGAGACCCTTTGCGATGTTCGCGCCGTAGTGCGGGCCGTCGTCAGCGTTCATGGGCATGAATGAGCCTGACATTACGGGCTTCTTGCTCGACAGCGGGATAATCTCATACTTCACTGTGAGATACGCGGGCCAGATGTCCTCGCCGTTGCCGAATCCGTAGGCTACTGCTGCTTCCGGCTTGAGGTGAATATCTGCCTCAAGGTGCATGTCTGACTCCTCGCGTGAAAGTCCTTTGCCTGTCGGGTACATGTCAACGGCCTGAAAGTATACCGCCGCAACGTTATACGGGCCGACCTGAGTCTCACCGATGGGAATCTCCTCGAACCCTGCCTCACCGGGCTTCATTGAGACGGGAGCCGCCACAGGAGCCGGAGCCGCAAACGCCGTGCCAGCAAGCGCAAGTACCAATACCGCAAGAATGATTTTCTTCATGAATATTTGACCTCCTGAATGAATTTCTGTATAAACTCCCTGCAATTATTTCGCCGGGGATTTATCCTTTTTCCTGAAAATGTGCGGTAACATAATCCACACCGCCGCGATTACGAGCATTATTTGAGGGATTAGAGTCTCCGCCCTGTCGTATATGCTCAATATCTCAATGCTAAATCCCTTCATGGCCGGAATGACCGTGCGCCCCGTGATAACGTCCGCTTCTGTCAGCTCAACAACGCCCTTTCCCATGAACGATATGCACATCAGGAAAAGCAGCACGCTCGTGAACATGAAGAACGCCCGTAAAGGAAGCCTCACGCTGAAATATCTGAAGCACACCCACACAATCACGAGAACGACAACGCCCGCCGCGATCCCGTAAGCGATATATGCCGGATTGCTCATTCCTCCCGTGAAGGCCGCAGAGTAAAAGAGGATTAATTCTGCGCCCTCCCTCATCACTGCTATGAACGCCGCAAAAATTAACGTCCACTGCGATTTACTGTCTATTGACTGCTGAACCTTCCCGCTTATGTAGTTTTCCCACGCGATATTGTCAGCCTTTGACAGCATCCAGTTGCTGACGTAGAACAGTACCGCCACCGCAAGAAACATCGTCCATCCCTCTAACAGCTCACGGGCGACTCCGCTCTGCTCTCCCATGAGAGTCTCTAACGCCCACGCAAGAATCACGCTCGCAATTACCGCCGCGAATGAGCCGAGATAAACGCCCTTCAGCATGTTCTTGTTGCCCGTCTTGATGAGATATGCCACGATTGCAGCGATAACTAGTATCGCTTCAAGACCTTCACGCACGAGAAGCCCGAACGCCGTCAAGAATGTTAGCCAGTCGCGGTTGACTGGTGATTTTGCTGTGGCTGATTTTTCGGCTGACGGGGGAATTTCTGCGAGTGATGATTCTTTTGCTGACGGTGAAATTTCCGGCTGTGAGTCTGTTTTTGCTGACGTGAGAATTTCCGGGCGCGTAACTTTCGTGTCTGCGTAAATCGCCTCGCCTACGCTGTCAGGGTCTTCAACTGTCGCATAGCCGTCAAGAACCATTGAGTCCTTGTAGACTTTTATCTTCAGTGCCTCAATCTGTCTCAGCAATTCTCCTTTGTCTTTCTGCTGATTGCCTAACAGAACGTGCTTAATGTCCCGGAATTGTGCCTCAATGTGATTGACCCTCGCCGCCGAAATCGCGTACATCACTGTGCGTTCGACTCCCTGAACTTCATAGTACTTGAAGTAAGCGTCATTCACATGTTTGTATGCGTCCTGATATTTGTCGGCTATAACGTCATCAATTGCCGCGTTAAATTCGAGTGCCATATCAGCCGCGACTCCCCGCCAGTCGTCATAGTGCTTCTTTTTCTTGGCGGCCTCTGAAATATTCGCGGTTAAAATTATTACAGTCAGCAGAAACATTAGCCCTGCAAAATATGCAAAGCCCTTCTTACACTTCAGCAAGGGATTCATTCTCCTTTGTCAGATGGAAATTATATCGGTCAAACTTTTTTTGCTGACTTGCATTTTACCAGCGGTTATTTTGGCGGTCAAGTTTTTGTTACAGGCGGCAAACATTCTACAGCATTACGGGGTCAGGGAGTCCCGGCCTGCCTTCTAGGGGAATAGCCGCTGATGTCCTAAGCTCAAGCATATTTTCCTCAAGCCTGAATGACGGCATATAGCCCCGTATAATGTCGAGGCCGTGAAGATTATTGCCCTGCGTTATTCCTGAGAGGGCAAACATTTTCCTGATACGGTGATTTCTGACTGTCCCGCGAATCGTTCCTGGGTTGTCGGCTGAAACTCTCGGAGGGTTTGACGTGATTAATATATTTATGTCGTCTCCGGCGTTGTAGTCAGCATGAAGGAGCGAATTTACGAACATTTCCCGGAATGCCCCGGCGCATTTTGACGACAGCGGAGCGAGGAGTCTCGGCAGAATTTCGGCGAGTGAGTCCCAGATGTTGACGGCTGAAATCTCCGCATGTCCCCCGGAATAGTCGAGCACAGCGCGAACCCTCACTATATCCCCGAACATTAACGCCCCCGCGAATGTCATATACTCACCCGAATACGCGCCAATCCTCCGCAGAAACTCATCACGCGAAAATCTCATCATCTCACTGTGAAGACTCGTAACCCTCATGTGAAAATTGCTGACGGATTCTTCACGGAGCGCGATATTTCTGACGGGGTAATCATCTCTTGACGGCTCGCGGGAATCTCCGGCCATGATGACCCGCGCCCTGAGTCCTGAGATTACGTTCTGCCCCTCAATTCGGCGGTACACACGGCCATGATACACAGCGGGCTTTTTGTGCCACACAAGCGGAGGAACATACACGCCGGCCTCAATGACGGAATACGCAATCCCGGACGGAATCAGCCTCACAGGGTCAAAGCCGTCAGCAACAATCACCCCGCCGGAAGAGTTCGCGAAAGCGCAGGCGGTCTCAGGGACTTTATACGCCTCATCCCTGCTGAAAGTCTGTGTGTCAATTCCTCCGTTCAGCGTCATAAATTCAATGCTCCGTCCTCAAAATTTGCGACATATTATAATTCTCTCATCACGATATATATTGAGGTGATTCAGATTAAGACGTTTCTTGTTGTTGACGGACACAGCCTCGCACACAGGGGATACAGCGCGCTTTCTGCAAGGCTCACCGCCCCTGACGGCACACCAACCGCAATGATTGTAGGCTTCATGAATATGCTTTACCGCGTTCAGGATGACCTTATGCCTGACTGCACAATAGCAATTTTTGACGCTAGGGGAAAAACTTTCAGGCACGAAATTTACGCCGGGTACAAAGCCGGAAGGAAACCCATTGATGACGATTTACGAGTCCAGCTCCCTATATTGCAGGAATTGTTGAGCCTCTGCGGAATCAGGGTAATAATACGCGAAGGAGTCGAGGCGGACGACTCTGTAGCCTCAGCCGTGAAACTCATTCGGCGCGAGGGCAATGAGGCCGTAATTCTCACATCGGATAAAGACATGTTCCAGCTTCTTGGCGGCGGCGTGAAGATCATCCGCACGACAAAATTCGGCGTTACGGGCGCGAAAATCTACGATGAGGCCGCATTCGTGAAGGAGTACGGATTTCATCCCGCGTCATTCCCGGATTATCTTGCCATGCTCGGCGACAGTATCGACAACATTAAAGGCGTTCACGGAGTCGGCG
Coding sequences within it:
- a CDS encoding DUF2318 domain-containing protein; the protein is MLKYLVAVTYHLSSFAVILGIILSFSRRKFTVIASILGFIAGCVIFGVRLYDPRGMNLSLIWFNRWLIVTISGLGVAAVILVVIAAVFRGKFTWLAGVVGLSALIAVSMSYLVPPVLQFTREFVYFGEAGISTNAMLRALGFTLGIFVCLLLTLSAYEVHQSLNTAGQGYFFAAISAVIFALEYLTAAAASLQRLKILRTSDSFAGVSVFDVMIWRDANPNAFLFAQLGLALAMLIFVIYTHLKPSRIFPNKALLRKEKARLRDCRRWSWTLCVSGIMAVFIVIVLHWYDTKPPEEVQPEPYALNDGIISVNLADVSDGHLHKFSYVTPNGYDVRFLIVKKPAGTAYGVGLDACDICGIAGYYERGDEVVCKRCDVVMNKNTIGFKGGCNPVPFEYEVRAGKIFIDTQELVKHETRFK
- a CDS encoding FTR1 family iron permease, whose translation is MNPLLKCKKGFAYFAGLMFLLTVIILTANISEAAKKKKHYDDWRGVAADMALEFNAAIDDVIADKYQDAYKHVNDAYFKYYEVQGVERTVMYAISAARVNHIEAQFRDIKHVLLGNQQKDKGELLRQIEALKIKVYKDSMVLDGYATVEDPDSVGEAIYADTKVTRPEILTSAKTDSQPEISPSAKESSLAEIPPSAEKSATAKSPVNRDWLTFLTAFGLLVREGLEAILVIAAIVAYLIKTGNKNMLKGVYLGSFAAVIASVILAWALETLMGEQSGVARELLEGWTMFLAVAVLFYVSNWMLSKADNIAWENYISGKVQQSIDSKSQWTLIFAAFIAVMREGAELILFYSAAFTGGMSNPAYIAYGIAAGVVVLVIVWVCFRYFSVRLPLRAFFMFTSVLLFLMCISFMGKGVVELTEADVITGRTVIPAMKGFSIEILSIYDRAETLIPQIMLVIAAVWIMLPHIFRKKDKSPAK
- a CDS encoding iron transporter, translating into MKKIILAVLVLALAGTAFAAPAPVAAPVSMKPGEAGFEEIPIGETQVGPYNVAAVYFQAVDMYPTGKGLSREESDMHLEADIHLKPEAAVAYGFGNGEDIWPAYLTVKYEIIPLSSKKPVMSGSFMPMNADDGPHYGANIAKGLKVGKYTLRFIIEPPTDYLLHIDDETGVPAKTGAKEFFKTHTVEFKWDYTAEQLQK